The Vibrio echinoideorum genome includes a region encoding these proteins:
- the rnt gene encoding ribonuclease T, translating to MTVENEALTLKKRFRGYFPVVIDVETAGFNAETDALLEICAITLKMDENGDLHPASTLHFHIEPFEGANIEQAALDFNGIKDPFSPLRGAVSEQEALKEIYKLVRKEQKASDCSRAIMVAHNATFDLNFVNAASERCKLKRVPFHPFATFDTAALSGLAYGQTVLAKACRTAGMEFDNKEAHSALYDTQKTTELFCGIVNKWKALGGWPLVDEE from the coding sequence ATGACTGTAGAAAACGAAGCTCTGACCCTAAAAAAACGCTTTCGCGGCTATTTCCCAGTGGTCATCGACGTGGAAACCGCAGGGTTTAACGCAGAAACCGATGCATTATTAGAGATCTGTGCCATTACATTAAAAATGGATGAGAACGGAGATCTGCACCCTGCATCAACGCTTCATTTTCACATTGAACCTTTTGAAGGCGCAAATATAGAGCAGGCAGCATTAGACTTTAACGGAATTAAAGACCCATTTAGCCCATTACGTGGTGCTGTGTCGGAACAAGAAGCCCTTAAAGAAATCTACAAGCTAGTGAGAAAAGAACAAAAAGCTTCAGATTGCAGTCGTGCAATCATGGTCGCTCACAATGCTACATTCGATTTAAACTTCGTAAATGCAGCAAGTGAGCGTTGTAAGCTTAAACGCGTCCCTTTCCATCCATTTGCAACTTTTGACACTGCAGCTCTTAGTGGTCTTGCCTACGGTCAAACCGTTTTGGCTAAAGCTTGCCGCACTGCAGGGATGGAATTTGACAACAAAGAAGCACACTCTGCTTTATATGATACGCAAAAAACCACAGAGTTATTTTGCGGCATAGTAAACAAATGGAAAGCCCTTGGTGGTTGGCCTCTTGTTGACGAAGAATAA
- the motY gene encoding flagellar protein MotY, producing MKKQLITGSMLFSLLMSSSVLAQEKRYGASPQQSTWEMVANTPLECRLVHPIPNFGDAEFSSRASKKIILDFELKMRRPMGATRNVSLISMPPPWRPGESADRMTTIKFFQQFDGYVGGQTAWGILSELEKGRYPTFSYQEWQSRDQRIAVSLSSVLFQEKYNVFSDCIANLLPYSFEDISFTILHYDRNSDQLNKSSRNRLSQIADYVRYNQDIDLVLVATYTDSADSKGISQNLSERRAESLREYFKSLGLPEDRIQVQGYGKRRPIADNNSPIGKDKNRRVVISLGRTQV from the coding sequence ATGAAGAAACAACTCATAACAGGTTCAATGCTATTTTCGCTACTTATGTCGTCATCGGTATTGGCACAAGAAAAGCGTTACGGAGCATCTCCTCAACAGTCGACATGGGAGATGGTGGCCAATACACCACTCGAATGTCGTTTAGTTCATCCGATCCCAAATTTCGGTGATGCTGAGTTCTCATCTCGTGCGAGCAAAAAAATCATTTTGGACTTTGAGCTCAAAATGCGTCGCCCAATGGGGGCGACACGTAATGTAAGCTTGATCTCTATGCCGCCACCTTGGCGCCCGGGCGAAAGTGCTGATCGTATGACAACCATCAAATTCTTCCAACAATTTGACGGCTATGTAGGTGGTCAAACAGCTTGGGGGATCTTGAGCGAACTGGAGAAGGGGCGCTACCCGACATTCAGTTACCAAGAGTGGCAGAGCCGAGATCAGCGTATTGCAGTGTCGTTGTCGTCGGTGCTATTCCAAGAGAAGTACAATGTGTTTAGTGACTGTATCGCCAATTTGTTGCCTTACAGCTTTGAAGATATCTCTTTTACTATTTTGCACTACGATCGTAACAGCGATCAGTTGAACAAGTCGTCGCGTAACAGGCTAAGCCAGATTGCTGATTATGTTCGCTACAACCAAGATATCGATCTTGTGTTAGTGGCAACGTATACCGACTCTGCCGACAGCAAAGGCATTAGTCAGAACCTGTCAGAACGAAGAGCGGAATCGTTAAGAGAATACTTTAAGTCATTGGGTTTGCCGGAAGACCGCATTCAAGTGCAAGGCTATGGTAAGCGTCGCCCAATTGCCGACAACAACTCGCCAATTGGTAAAGACAAAAACCGACGTGTTGTGATCTCTTTAGGTCGCACGCAGGTTTGA
- a CDS encoding DUF2753 domain-containing protein encodes MISEWEKHTLLADTALQLDDPVRSILHYQQALNLSEEITERTDIQADERLLISVISCHNLAQFWRWAGDTDYELKYLQLASEKVLTLIPQCPNTQCSSFIDSIGCCKKALIDFMKRHPNPKIASMVEKIDTATNCEMIARFRLN; translated from the coding sequence ATGATTAGCGAATGGGAAAAACACACGTTACTTGCCGATACTGCATTGCAGCTCGACGATCCTGTACGAAGTATTCTTCACTATCAGCAAGCACTAAACTTAAGCGAAGAAATTACTGAACGCACCGATATTCAGGCCGATGAACGCTTACTGATTTCGGTTATCTCTTGCCACAATCTCGCACAGTTTTGGCGTTGGGCGGGCGATACTGACTATGAACTCAAGTACCTTCAGCTTGCTTCAGAAAAAGTACTGACACTGATTCCGCAGTGCCCGAATACACAATGCTCCAGCTTTATAGATTCTATTGGTTGCTGCAAGAAGGCCCTTATCGATTTCATGAAACGCCATCCAAACCCTAAAATTGCCTCTATGGTGGAAAAAATCGATACCGCGACTAACTGTGAAATGATTGCGCGTTTCCGCTTGAATTAA
- the gloA gene encoding lactoylglutathione lyase: MSNGRLLHTMLRVGDLDKSIEFYTNVMGMQLLRKNENKEYEYTLAFVGFGDESQGAVIELTYNWGTTEYDLGSAFGHVAIGVDDIYTTCDAIKAAGGNVTREAGPVKGGSTHIAFVKDPDGYMIELIQNKQASAGLEG; encoded by the coding sequence ATGTCAAACGGTCGTCTTTTACACACCATGCTACGAGTTGGTGATCTAGATAAATCTATTGAGTTCTACACCAACGTAATGGGCATGCAGCTGTTACGTAAGAACGAAAATAAAGAGTACGAATACACACTGGCTTTCGTTGGCTTTGGTGACGAATCTCAAGGTGCAGTGATTGAGCTGACTTACAACTGGGGTACGACTGAATATGACCTTGGCTCAGCTTTTGGCCACGTCGCTATCGGTGTTGATGACATCTACACAACGTGTGACGCGATTAAAGCCGCTGGCGGTAACGTGACTCGTGAAGCTGGCCCAGTAAAAGGCGGTTCAACTCATATCGCATTCGTAAAAGACCCTGACGGCTACATGATTGAACTTATTCAGAACAAGCAAGCAAGTGCAGGACTAGAAGGTTAA
- the nth gene encoding endonuclease III: protein MNNVKRVEILERLRENNPKPETELNWNSPFELLIAVLLSAQATDVSVNKATDKLYPVANTPQSIFDLGVDGLKEYIKTIGLFNSKAENTIKTCRMLLDLHNGGVPEDRAALEALPGVGRKTANVVLNTAFGWPTIAVDTHIYRVSNRTKLAMGKTVDDVEQKLLKVIPKEFKLDVHHWLILHGRYTCVARKPRCGSCIIEDLCEFKEKTDV from the coding sequence ATGAATAATGTAAAACGAGTAGAAATACTTGAGCGTTTAAGAGAAAACAACCCAAAGCCCGAGACTGAGCTTAACTGGAATAGCCCTTTCGAGTTGCTGATTGCCGTGCTCTTATCTGCACAAGCAACCGATGTCAGCGTCAACAAAGCCACTGATAAGCTTTACCCAGTCGCCAACACTCCACAGTCTATCTTCGACCTAGGCGTTGACGGCTTAAAAGAGTACATCAAGACTATCGGCCTGTTTAATTCGAAAGCTGAAAACACGATTAAAACGTGTCGTATGCTACTTGACCTACACAATGGTGGAGTTCCGGAAGATCGCGCGGCATTAGAAGCCCTTCCCGGTGTTGGACGAAAAACAGCAAACGTAGTATTGAACACAGCCTTTGGTTGGCCAACCATTGCCGTTGATACTCACATCTACCGTGTATCAAACCGCACTAAGTTAGCGATGGGTAAAACGGTCGACGATGTCGAACAAAAGCTATTAAAAGTCATCCCAAAAGAATTCAAACTAGACGTCCACCATTGGCTTATTCTTCATGGGCGTTACACCTGTGTGGCGCGTAAACCGCGTTGTGGCAGCTGTATCATTGAAGATTTGTGCGAGTTCAAGGAAAAAACAGACGTCTAA
- a CDS encoding electron transport complex subunit E, with amino-acid sequence MSDHKTLIKNGMWANNPALVQLLGLCPLLAVSSTVTNALGLGIATLLVLVGSNVCVSLVRNHVPKEVRIPVFVMIIASLVTCVQLLMNAYAYGLYLSLGIFIPLIVTNCIIIGRAEAFASKNAVLPAAQDGFWMGLGMTSVLVVLGAMREVIGNGTLFDGADLLLGDWASVLRIQIFQFDNSFLLALLPPGAFIGVGFLIALKNIIDNQVKSRQPKQEKPAIERARVTNA; translated from the coding sequence ATGAGTGACCATAAAACACTAATTAAAAATGGCATGTGGGCCAACAACCCTGCCCTAGTGCAACTTCTTGGCTTATGTCCGCTGTTAGCTGTCTCTTCGACTGTGACTAACGCTCTTGGATTAGGTATCGCTACCTTGCTTGTATTAGTCGGTTCGAACGTTTGTGTCTCTTTGGTGCGTAACCATGTACCAAAAGAAGTTCGAATCCCAGTATTCGTGATGATCATCGCTTCACTGGTAACCTGTGTTCAACTTCTGATGAATGCCTACGCGTACGGACTTTACCTATCTTTGGGTATCTTCATACCACTGATCGTAACCAACTGTATCATCATTGGCCGAGCGGAAGCCTTCGCTTCAAAAAATGCAGTGTTACCTGCTGCTCAAGATGGTTTCTGGATGGGCCTTGGCATGACATCAGTGCTGGTTGTATTAGGTGCGATGCGTGAGGTTATTGGTAACGGAACCTTGTTTGATGGTGCAGACCTGCTACTTGGTGACTGGGCTTCAGTGTTACGAATCCAGATATTCCAATTTGATAACAGCTTCTTGTTAGCTCTACTTCCACCAGGTGCCTTTATTGGTGTGGGTTTCTTGATTGCTTTGAAAAACATCATCGACAACCAAGTAAAATCTAGACAGCCAAAGCAAGAAAAACCAGCCATTGAACGCGCTCGCGTTACCAATGCCTGA
- the rsxG gene encoding electron transport complex subunit RsxG: MLNAIKKNGLVLAIFACASTGLVAVTHYLTKDQIKQQEQAQLLSVLNQVIPHDLHDNELFSACTLVQAEELGTEQAMPAYIATLNGEPSAIAIEAIAPDGYNGAIKVIVGMEIDGTILGTRVLSHRETPGLGDKIDLRVTDWILSFSGKQVTESNLDRWKVRKDGGDFDQFTGATITPRAVVKSVKQAVQYVNQNNQALLAQPLNCGGE, from the coding sequence ATGCTAAATGCAATTAAGAAAAACGGCCTTGTACTCGCTATTTTTGCGTGCGCTTCGACAGGTTTGGTGGCGGTAACTCACTACCTGACCAAAGATCAGATCAAGCAGCAAGAACAGGCTCAGTTACTGTCTGTACTTAACCAAGTGATCCCGCATGACCTGCACGACAATGAGCTGTTTTCAGCCTGTACTCTGGTTCAAGCAGAAGAACTGGGGACTGAGCAAGCGATGCCAGCTTATATTGCTACACTCAACGGTGAACCTAGCGCGATTGCGATTGAAGCCATCGCACCTGATGGCTACAACGGTGCAATCAAAGTGATTGTAGGAATGGAAATTGACGGTACTATTTTGGGCACTCGTGTTCTTTCTCACCGCGAAACACCAGGGCTTGGCGATAAGATTGACCTTCGAGTTACGGATTGGATACTCTCATTTTCGGGTAAACAAGTAACCGAGTCGAATCTTGATCGTTGGAAAGTTCGTAAAGATGGTGGTGACTTCGACCAGTTTACCGGTGCAACCATTACGCCAAGAGCCGTCGTTAAATCAGTGAAACAAGCGGTTCAGTACGTTAACCAAAACAACCAAGCATTGCTTGCTCAACCTCTAAATTGTGGTGGTGAATAA
- the rsxD gene encoding electron transport complex subunit RsxD — protein MAFFIASSPHAHNRRSTPDLMKWVAICALPGLLAQTYFFGWGTLIQLVFAIALAVTFEAAVMLLRKRPPVMALRDYSAVVTAWLLSVAIPPHSPWWIIVIGMFFAIVIAKHLYGGLGQNPFNPAMVAYVVLLISFPVQMTSWNAPTSLTAEATSFVDSFLMIFTGFNNEGLSLQQARLGIDGTTMATPLDAFKTALTAGNTASEALSQPQFSWLAGVGWEWVNLAYLVGGLVLIKQRVIQWHIPVAFLGSLTLFSLVFLIFTPGETASPIIHLLSGATMLGAFFIATDPVSASTTVKGRLVFGALIGGLVFIIRSWGGFPDGVAFAVLLANMCVPLIDYYTKPRTYGH, from the coding sequence GTGGCCTTCTTTATCGCCAGCTCACCACACGCGCACAATCGTAGAAGCACCCCAGACCTCATGAAATGGGTCGCTATTTGTGCATTGCCTGGTCTACTAGCTCAAACCTACTTCTTTGGATGGGGTACGCTCATCCAGTTAGTATTTGCTATTGCACTTGCTGTTACTTTTGAAGCGGCTGTGATGCTGCTAAGAAAACGCCCGCCAGTGATGGCATTGCGTGATTACAGTGCTGTTGTGACCGCTTGGCTACTCAGCGTCGCGATTCCCCCACACTCTCCATGGTGGATTATCGTTATAGGTATGTTCTTTGCGATTGTCATCGCAAAACACCTTTATGGTGGCCTTGGGCAAAACCCATTTAATCCTGCGATGGTGGCTTACGTTGTTTTGCTGATCTCATTTCCAGTTCAGATGACCAGCTGGAATGCACCTACTAGCTTAACGGCTGAAGCGACTAGCTTTGTTGACTCATTCTTGATGATCTTTACTGGTTTCAATAATGAAGGTTTGTCTCTACAACAAGCTCGCCTTGGTATTGATGGCACCACCATGGCAACCCCACTTGATGCATTCAAAACGGCATTAACGGCGGGCAACACCGCTTCTGAAGCACTGTCTCAACCTCAATTTAGTTGGTTAGCTGGTGTAGGCTGGGAATGGGTTAACCTAGCTTATCTAGTTGGTGGTTTGGTACTGATCAAACAACGTGTTATTCAATGGCATATCCCAGTAGCATTTCTGGGCAGTTTGACCCTATTTAGCTTAGTGTTCTTAATATTCACACCGGGTGAAACTGCTTCGCCAATCATTCATCTATTATCTGGCGCAACCATGCTTGGTGCATTCTTCATTGCAACAGATCCGGTTTCAGCCTCGACGACAGTGAAAGGTCGCTTGGTATTTGGTGCTCTGATCGGTGGCCTAGTATTTATCATCCGCAGTTGGGGTGGTTTCCCTGATGGTGTGGCATTTGCTGTATTATTAGCCAATATGTGTGTTCCACTGATTGACTACTACACCAAACCTCGTACATACGGTCACTAA
- the rsxC gene encoding electron transport complex subunit RsxC, which translates to MISLIEQIRTGSIWNFPGGVHPAENKKQSNATDIVHARLPEEIVLPVKQHIGKPGNLLVAIGDTVLKGQQLTALDTGFTLPVHAPTSGVITEIEPRTTAHPSGLSEVCVVIKPDGLDTWVEKHPVEDFSSKTSDELLDVIRQAGISGMGGAGFPTAKKLQSGLGRTDILIVNAAECEPYITSDDKLLQEHADEVLKGIEVVEHILQPKLTVIGIEDNKPDAIKALEIAAKDKDIVIRVIPTKYPSGGEKQLIKILTNKEVPAGGIPADIGVLVQNVGSLYSIKRAVIDGEPVVNRVVTLTGKTFKQPRNVWALLGTPVHELLEEFGYKADKKLPRLILGGPMMGFTLPHANVPITKTSNCILAPTRREISPSTYEMECIRCSACAEACPASLLPQQLQWHAKANELDKCEELNMKDCIECGACAFVCPSEIPLVQYYRQAKAEIKTRKDEATAAERAKIRFEEKNARMERDKAERENRFKKAADNRRKDMKSADGDDAIAAAIARVKAQKSAADQTPNAEPTVKPAVAAAIAKAKAKQAAAQKANDAGPDNSEMSKLREERKRQARERKVQQVATDTPAENSGDAKKDAVAAAIARAKAKKTQKTESASEAPAESSGDAKKDAVAAAIARAKAKKAQQTESASEAPVEKSDDAKKDAVASAIARAKAKKAQQAESASDDPSESSGDAKKDAVAAAIARAKAKKAQQAKQDESAETPEPVVEPLVQIKTETQQEPVDPKKAAVAAAIASAKARKAQQEQDKKNNEEKE; encoded by the coding sequence ATGATCTCTTTAATTGAACAAATTCGCACGGGCTCTATTTGGAACTTTCCGGGCGGCGTGCACCCTGCTGAAAACAAGAAACAGTCGAATGCTACTGATATCGTTCATGCAAGGCTCCCTGAAGAAATAGTTCTTCCTGTGAAACAACACATCGGTAAGCCCGGTAACCTACTGGTTGCTATTGGTGACACAGTACTAAAAGGTCAGCAACTCACGGCTTTAGATACTGGTTTCACTTTGCCGGTACACGCACCAACATCGGGTGTAATTACCGAGATCGAGCCAAGAACCACCGCTCACCCTTCAGGCTTGAGCGAAGTTTGCGTGGTTATTAAACCTGATGGACTAGACACTTGGGTTGAAAAACACCCTGTTGAAGACTTTTCATCAAAAACATCTGATGAACTGCTTGATGTGATTCGCCAAGCTGGTATCTCAGGCATGGGCGGCGCAGGCTTCCCCACAGCTAAAAAGCTTCAATCAGGCTTAGGCCGTACCGACATTTTGATTGTCAACGCCGCTGAGTGTGAACCTTACATCACCTCTGATGACAAGTTGCTTCAAGAGCATGCCGACGAAGTATTAAAAGGCATCGAAGTAGTTGAACACATCCTTCAACCAAAGCTAACCGTGATCGGCATTGAAGACAACAAACCTGATGCGATAAAAGCACTTGAGATTGCAGCGAAAGACAAAGACATCGTCATTCGCGTTATCCCAACCAAATACCCTTCTGGTGGTGAGAAGCAGCTTATCAAGATCCTCACCAACAAAGAGGTTCCTGCTGGCGGCATTCCCGCGGATATTGGTGTTTTAGTTCAAAACGTCGGCTCTCTTTATTCTATTAAGCGAGCGGTAATTGACGGCGAACCTGTGGTTAACCGCGTTGTGACCTTAACCGGTAAAACCTTTAAGCAACCTCGTAACGTTTGGGCGCTACTAGGCACACCAGTACATGAATTGCTTGAAGAGTTTGGCTACAAAGCCGATAAAAAACTGCCACGTTTGATTTTGGGCGGCCCTATGATGGGCTTCACCTTGCCACATGCCAATGTGCCAATTACCAAAACATCGAACTGTATTTTAGCGCCAACGCGCCGTGAGATTTCACCAAGCACTTACGAGATGGAATGTATTCGATGCAGTGCATGTGCCGAAGCTTGCCCCGCATCACTACTTCCTCAACAACTGCAATGGCATGCAAAAGCCAACGAGTTGGATAAGTGTGAAGAGCTAAATATGAAAGACTGTATTGAATGTGGTGCTTGTGCTTTTGTCTGCCCAAGTGAAATCCCACTCGTTCAGTACTATCGCCAAGCAAAAGCAGAAATCAAAACAAGAAAAGATGAAGCGACAGCCGCAGAACGCGCCAAGATTCGTTTCGAAGAGAAAAACGCTCGTATGGAGCGTGACAAAGCCGAGCGTGAAAATCGCTTCAAGAAAGCCGCTGATAACCGTCGCAAAGACATGAAGTCCGCTGACGGTGACGATGCGATTGCTGCTGCGATTGCTCGTGTTAAAGCGCAAAAATCAGCAGCAGACCAAACACCAAATGCAGAACCAACCGTGAAACCTGCGGTTGCTGCTGCGATTGCCAAAGCAAAAGCGAAACAAGCTGCGGCTCAGAAAGCGAACGATGCTGGACCTGATAACTCTGAAATGTCTAAGTTACGAGAAGAGCGTAAGAGACAAGCTAGAGAGCGTAAGGTGCAACAGGTTGCAACTGATACTCCGGCAGAGAACTCTGGCGATGCTAAGAAAGATGCGGTCGCTGCTGCAATAGCTCGCGCTAAAGCGAAGAAAACTCAAAAAACGGAATCTGCTTCTGAAGCTCCAGCTGAAAGCTCTGGCGATGCTAAGAAAGATGCCGTCGCTGCAGCGATTGCTCGCGCTAAAGCGAAGAAAGCACAACAAACAGAATCTGCTTCTGAAGCTCCGGTTGAAAAATCAGATGACGCTAAGAAAGATGCGGTTGCTTCTGCAATAGCTCGCGCCAAAGCCAAGAAAGCGCAACAAGCTGAATCAGCTTCTGACGATCCAAGTGAAAGTAGTGGCGATGCTAAGAAAGATGCTGTCGCTGCAGCCATCGCTCGCGCTAAAGCAAAGAAAGCACAGCAAGCTAAGCAAGACGAGTCAGCTGAAACGCCTGAACCAGTGGTTGAACCTTTAGTTCAAATAAAGACTGAGACTCAACAAGAACCCGTCGATCCTAAAAAAGCAGCGGTTGCTGCAGCGATTGCTAGTGCCAAAGCAAGAAAGGCGCAGCAAGAGCAAGACAAAAAGAATAATGAGGAGAAAGAGTAG
- the rsxB gene encoding electron transport complex subunit RsxB → MSTILIAIIALAVLAAVFGAILGFASIRFKVEADPIVDQIDTILPQTQCGQCGYPGCRPYAEAIANGDKINKCPPGGQATIEKLADLMGVEVEDSAHDLDNKVKTVAFIHEDMCIGCTKCIQACPVDAIVGGTKALHTVIKDECTGCDLCVAPCPTDCIEMIPVATTTENWKWQMNIIPVTDITNQATDATASEPKA, encoded by the coding sequence ATGAGTACCATCTTAATTGCGATCATTGCACTCGCTGTTTTAGCGGCCGTTTTTGGTGCTATTTTGGGCTTTGCCTCTATCCGCTTTAAGGTAGAAGCCGATCCTATCGTTGATCAAATCGACACAATATTACCGCAAACTCAATGTGGCCAGTGTGGCTACCCAGGCTGTCGCCCATACGCAGAAGCGATTGCCAATGGAGACAAAATCAACAAATGTCCTCCTGGCGGCCAAGCAACCATTGAGAAACTAGCAGACTTGATGGGCGTAGAAGTTGAAGACTCCGCTCATGACTTAGATAACAAAGTAAAAACCGTTGCCTTCATTCATGAAGATATGTGTATTGGCTGTACCAAGTGTATTCAAGCCTGCCCTGTTGACGCCATTGTTGGTGGCACTAAAGCGCTACACACAGTAATCAAAGATGAATGTACAGGTTGTGACCTATGTGTTGCACCTTGTCCAACAGACTGTATCGAAATGATTCCAGTGGCAACAACGACTGAAAATTGGAAATGGCAGATGAACATCATTCCTGTTACTGATATCACTAACCAAGCGACTGATGCGACCGCGTCAGAGCCTAAAGCATAG
- the rsxA gene encoding electron transport complex subunit RsxA, with the protein MTEYLLLLVGTVLVNNFVLVKFLGLCPFMGVSKKLETAIGMGLATTFVLTLASVSAYLVETYILTPLGIEYLRTMSFILVIAVVVQFTEMVVHKTSPTLYRLLGIFLPLITTNCAVLGVALLNINENHNFIQSIIYGFGAAVGFSLVLILFAAMRERITVADVPMPFKGASIAMITAGLMSLAFMGFTGLVK; encoded by the coding sequence ATGACCGAATACCTTTTGTTGTTGGTTGGCACAGTGCTGGTCAATAACTTTGTGCTAGTGAAGTTTTTAGGGCTATGTCCGTTTATGGGAGTCTCCAAGAAACTGGAGACCGCCATTGGCATGGGCCTCGCGACGACTTTCGTTCTGACGTTAGCGTCGGTATCAGCATACCTAGTAGAAACCTACATCCTTACCCCTCTGGGTATTGAATACCTGCGTACCATGAGTTTCATCTTGGTTATCGCGGTGGTCGTTCAATTTACGGAAATGGTTGTTCACAAAACAAGTCCTACTCTATATCGCCTATTGGGTATATTCCTGCCTCTTATCACCACCAACTGCGCGGTGTTAGGTGTGGCACTGTTGAACATTAATGAGAACCACAACTTCATTCAGTCGATCATCTATGGTTTTGGCGCAGCGGTTGGTTTCTCTCTCGTGTTGATCTTATTTGCTGCAATGCGTGAGCGTATTACGGTAGCTGATGTACCAATGCCATTTAAAGGCGCATCAATCGCAATGATTACAGCTGGCCTAATGTCTCTGGCATTTATGGGCTTTACTGGATTGGTGAAGTAG